A section of the Tepidanaerobacter syntrophicus genome encodes:
- a CDS encoding ABC transporter permease has protein sequence MEQTNKYLNLLLTILLSTIIGGLIMLFLGHNPIEAYIQLLRGAFVGKLNFGTTLQKFVPLLLTSVAFLVASRVGVFNVGVDGELYLGAIAAAWVGFTFTSVPGPILILMCLAIAVIVGAAWAYIPGSLKAYLGVNEICVTILMNYVATYITSYLVNGPLSAKTGVPQTPTIAEGAQLTKILKPSQANTGLFIALAIVAIIYWILQNTTIGYRFKSVGLNPMHAEYVGINPKKTIINSMLLSGAVGGLAGAIEVLGVYGYFLDGFSSGVGFDGMLVVLMVKGDMKMVPFVAFFIAALKAGALGMERYTGLPKSIVDTIIAIFIIFATMENLFSFYKKKRIKTVQASVSERD, from the coding sequence ATGGAGCAAACAAACAAATATCTAAACCTCCTCCTTACAATTCTTTTGTCAACAATTATTGGCGGGCTGATAATGCTGTTTTTGGGTCATAATCCAATCGAGGCCTATATTCAACTTCTAAGAGGCGCTTTTGTCGGTAAATTAAACTTTGGAACAACACTGCAAAAATTTGTTCCTCTTCTTTTGACTTCCGTGGCTTTTCTGGTAGCTTCGCGCGTTGGCGTTTTTAATGTTGGCGTCGATGGAGAGCTATACTTAGGAGCGATAGCAGCAGCTTGGGTAGGTTTTACATTTACGAGTGTCCCAGGTCCGATTTTAATACTTATGTGCCTTGCTATTGCTGTCATCGTTGGCGCAGCATGGGCATATATACCAGGATCTTTGAAAGCTTATCTTGGCGTCAATGAAATATGTGTAACTATACTTATGAATTATGTTGCGACATATATTACTTCATATTTGGTCAATGGTCCGCTTAGCGCAAAGACTGGCGTGCCTCAAACCCCAACAATTGCAGAAGGAGCCCAGTTGACAAAGATTTTAAAGCCAAGTCAAGCAAATACAGGTCTTTTTATCGCACTAGCAATCGTTGCAATTATCTATTGGATATTACAAAATACAACAATTGGATACAGATTTAAGAGTGTAGGATTAAATCCTATGCATGCAGAATACGTAGGAATAAATCCTAAAAAAACAATAATCAATTCGATGCTTCTAAGTGGCGCAGTAGGCGGCTTGGCAGGTGCCATTGAAGTTTTAGGAGTATATGGATATTTTTTAGACGGCTTTTCTTCAGGAGTCGGATTTGATGGAATGTTAGTTGTGCTTATGGTTAAGGGCGACATGAAAATGGTGCCATTTGTCGCATTCTTCATAGCTGCCTTAAAGGCTGGAGCCTTAGGTATGGAACGCTATACAGGTTTACCTAAATCGATCGTTGATACTATAATAGCGATATTTATCATATTTGCAACCATGGAAAATTTATTTTCTTTTTATAAGAAGAAGAGAATAAAAACAGTTCAAGCTTCGGTTAGCGAACGAGATTAA
- a CDS encoding ABC transporter ATP-binding protein produces the protein MDEYIIEMIDITKSFGDVKAIQNGQFNLRKGEIHSLIGENGAGKSTMMKILYGIHQKDSGIIKIRGEEVRELTPRVAIQYGIGMVHQEFMLVGDLTVLENIILGFEPRKGIVIDFDAAEKEIKKYINTYGMDIQPNKKINQISVGEAQRVEIIKTLYRGAEIIIFDEPTSVLTPQETVKFFEILNNMKADGKSIIFISHKLNEVMEISDRITVMRQGKYVNTVNKSDTNKNELAKMMIGREIFLNIEKKESNPGKKILEVNDLWTSGEKELSKIRGISFDVKAGEIVGIAGVDGNGQSELVEALTGLRKVERGKITVDNVNVTNLSPLQIREAGVAHIAEDRNTRGLNLKMNVAENLVALKYDKEPLAQGIVQNRKSIESFAKQLISTFDIRPNNPWALAGSLSGGNAQKVVIAREIDADAKLLIAAQPTRGVDIGATEYIRSKINKVKEEGKAVLLISADLEEVLSLSDRIIVMYEGKIMGILNAEEANEENVGILMMGGETEVSL, from the coding sequence ATGGATGAATATATTATAGAAATGATAGATATCACAAAAAGCTTTGGCGATGTAAAAGCAATTCAAAATGGACAATTTAATTTGCGCAAAGGCGAGATACATTCATTAATAGGTGAAAATGGCGCTGGCAAATCTACAATGATGAAAATACTATATGGCATACATCAAAAAGATTCTGGAATAATTAAAATCAGAGGAGAAGAAGTAAGAGAGCTAACCCCTAGAGTAGCAATCCAATACGGAATTGGGATGGTTCATCAAGAATTTATGCTTGTTGGGGATTTAACAGTGCTTGAGAATATTATATTGGGTTTTGAACCTCGAAAAGGCATCGTCATAGATTTTGATGCGGCAGAAAAAGAAATTAAAAAATACATTAATACTTACGGAATGGACATACAGCCGAATAAAAAAATTAATCAAATTTCAGTGGGTGAAGCCCAGAGAGTTGAGATAATAAAGACTCTTTATAGAGGTGCAGAAATTATTATTTTTGATGAACCTACATCCGTCTTAACTCCCCAGGAAACTGTAAAATTCTTCGAGATCCTAAACAATATGAAAGCAGACGGCAAATCAATAATATTTATTTCACATAAATTAAATGAAGTAATGGAAATCTCAGACAGAATTACTGTTATGCGCCAGGGAAAGTATGTAAATACTGTTAACAAATCAGACACAAATAAAAATGAATTAGCCAAAATGATGATAGGACGCGAGATATTTCTAAATATAGAGAAAAAGGAATCCAACCCTGGAAAAAAAATATTAGAAGTAAATGATTTGTGGACATCAGGTGAAAAAGAATTATCAAAAATACGTGGAATTTCATTTGATGTAAAAGCAGGGGAAATTGTTGGCATTGCTGGCGTGGACGGAAATGGCCAGAGCGAACTTGTAGAAGCACTGACAGGATTAAGAAAGGTAGAGCGCGGCAAGATAACTGTTGATAATGTAAATGTAACCAACCTTTCTCCTTTACAAATAAGAGAAGCCGGAGTAGCTCATATTGCAGAGGATCGGAATACAAGAGGCCTAAACTTAAAAATGAATGTTGCGGAAAATTTAGTTGCTCTAAAATATGACAAAGAACCATTAGCACAGGGTATTGTTCAAAACCGCAAATCAATTGAAAGCTTTGCAAAACAGCTAATTTCAACATTTGATATAAGGCCGAATAACCCCTGGGCTTTAGCAGGCTCTTTATCGGGCGGAAACGCACAAAAAGTTGTAATTGCAAGGGAAATCGATGCAGATGCTAAATTATTAATTGCCGCTCAGCCTACACGAGGAGTAGATATAGGTGCTACTGAATATATAAGAAGTAAAATTAATAAGGTTAAAGAAGAAGGCAAAGCAGTCCTTCTAATTTCGGCTGATTTAGAAGAAGTACTTTCGCTTTCTGACAGGATTATTGTTATGTATGAAGGCAAAATAATGGGCATTCTAAATGCTGAGGAAGCCAATGAAGAAAATGTAGGTATACTTATGATGGGCGGAGAAACTGAAGTTAGCTTGTGA
- a CDS encoding BMP family lipoprotein — MKKILSVMLIFVFVMVMVAGCSSQSSQPADSSKEETSGDNAAGSKKLRVALVYSGFLGDKSFNDSAHAGAMRAVNDFGIELKELESKEPAEWESNVVAMASEGYDLVVCVSTQFQDILAKHAPEFPDIKFALIDGVTKGDNIVSTTFAQNEGSFLAGAAAAMFTTKTQVPNVNADKVIGWVGGMDIPVLHDFFVGYEQGAKYIDPDIKILQSFAGTFNDPLKGKELTLAQYSQGADIVMNVASGTGMGVLEAAKEADKYAIGVDMNQDDVYPGHILTSMVKRVDNATYLVIESVVKGTYKGNTTEYLDINKGGVSLTDMSVMKEALGDKFPQDIPEKIAELEEKVKSGEIKVNAYEGFGRK; from the coding sequence ATGAAAAAAATCCTTAGTGTCATGTTAATCTTTGTTTTCGTTATGGTGATGGTAGCCGGCTGTTCATCACAGTCATCTCAACCAGCTGATTCTTCAAAAGAGGAAACATCCGGCGATAATGCCGCCGGGTCTAAAAAACTTAGAGTTGCGTTGGTCTATTCCGGGTTTTTAGGAGATAAGTCTTTTAATGATTCAGCTCATGCAGGCGCTATGAGAGCTGTAAACGATTTTGGCATTGAGTTAAAAGAATTGGAATCGAAAGAACCGGCTGAATGGGAATCTAATGTAGTAGCTATGGCATCTGAAGGATATGATTTAGTTGTATGTGTTTCGACCCAGTTTCAAGATATTCTTGCAAAACACGCCCCTGAATTTCCTGATATAAAGTTTGCATTAATTGATGGAGTAACAAAAGGAGATAATATCGTATCTACTACTTTCGCACAAAATGAAGGCTCATTTCTTGCGGGCGCTGCAGCAGCAATGTTTACAACAAAAACGCAAGTACCTAATGTGAATGCTGATAAAGTAATCGGATGGGTAGGCGGAATGGATATCCCGGTTTTACATGACTTTTTTGTAGGATATGAGCAGGGAGCAAAGTACATTGATCCTGATATAAAAATTTTGCAGTCGTTTGCAGGAACATTTAACGATCCCTTGAAAGGCAAAGAACTAACTCTTGCTCAATACAGCCAAGGTGCTGATATTGTCATGAACGTAGCTTCGGGCACTGGCATGGGTGTACTAGAAGCAGCTAAAGAAGCAGACAAGTATGCTATCGGAGTCGATATGAATCAAGACGATGTATATCCCGGCCATATTCTAACATCTATGGTAAAAAGAGTGGATAATGCTACTTATTTAGTAATAGAGTCAGTAGTAAAAGGAACCTATAAAGGCAACACTACAGAATACCTTGATATAAATAAGGGCGGAGTAAGCTTGACGGATATGTCAGTAATGAAGGAAGCTCTGGGAGATAAGTTCCCTCAAGATATTCCTGAGAAAATAGCAGAACTGGAAGAAAAAGTTAAATCCGGAGAAATTAAAGTGAATGCTTACGAAGGATTTGGAAGAAAGTAA